The following proteins are encoded in a genomic region of Leptospira fainei serovar Hurstbridge str. BUT 6:
- the mtnP gene encoding S-methyl-5'-thioadenosine phosphorylase: MSTKVKAAIIGGTGLYSLDGMELVEEVFPETPWGKPSDAIKIGKIQGKLIAFLPRHGVGHFLMPHEVPVKANIAALKILGVEEIVAFSSVGSLREEIKPLDFVLPAQIIDRTRGRESTFFGKGVVAHAPFADPFSANLSARIKKAAVKIGLQIHESKTLVCMEGPLFSTRAESHLYRSWGADIINMSVLPEAKLAREAEIAYQMICMSTDYDCWRENEEAVTAELVIANLGKNAESAKKLLSALIADLGNGDDLTLKNSTKYSIITAPEKRNPETVAKLKVLFPDYF, encoded by the coding sequence ATGTCGACCAAGGTGAAGGCAGCAATCATCGGAGGAACGGGTTTATATAGCTTGGACGGAATGGAGTTAGTGGAAGAGGTATTTCCTGAAACTCCTTGGGGAAAACCTTCCGACGCAATTAAAATCGGTAAGATACAGGGTAAGTTAATCGCCTTTTTACCTCGGCATGGTGTCGGACATTTTCTGATGCCCCATGAAGTTCCAGTGAAAGCGAATATTGCCGCTTTAAAAATCTTAGGCGTCGAAGAGATCGTTGCCTTCAGTTCGGTTGGAAGTCTACGCGAGGAAATAAAGCCCTTGGACTTCGTCCTACCGGCTCAAATTATCGATCGAACCAGAGGGAGAGAATCTACTTTTTTCGGAAAGGGAGTCGTCGCACACGCTCCTTTTGCGGATCCTTTTTCGGCGAATTTAAGCGCTCGAATTAAGAAGGCGGCCGTTAAAATCGGCCTTCAAATTCACGAAAGCAAGACTTTGGTTTGTATGGAAGGTCCTCTATTTTCCACAAGAGCGGAATCGCACCTTTATCGATCTTGGGGCGCGGATATCATCAACATGAGCGTTTTACCAGAGGCGAAATTAGCTCGGGAAGCAGAAATCGCGTATCAAATGATCTGCATGTCTACCGATTACGACTGTTGGAGAGAGAACGAGGAAGCCGTAACCGCGGAATTAGTAATTGCTAATTTAGGTAAAAACGCTGAAAGCGCTAAAAAATTACTCTCCGCTTTAATTGCCGACCTTGGAAACGGGGATGATTTAACCTTAAAGAATAGTACTAAATATTCCATCATTACCGCTCCGGAAAAACGCAATCCCGAAACGGTTGCTAAGCTGAAAGTTCTCTTTCCGGACTATTTTTGA
- a CDS encoding alpha/beta hydrolase — protein sequence MKLNSILGIFIFILFLLLFGLGSLLYYNQGKLIFFPESLPEDFKYSFQYPYEEIAIELPDGEKIYALHFQASPGPKGTILYFHGNAGSLRTWGGISEDILPNGWNLLITDYRGYGKSKARLTELGMYEDAERWYSYIQNRMGIPESRIIIYGRSIGTAVAVDLATKKFPHSTILETPYTTLADLAAIYYPILPSWLLSFKLDSRSKILRISSPIYIFHGTEDEIIPFAQGNDLYRTAMEGGKKIKLIRIEGGSHNDLPFFSEYKRELKRILAL from the coding sequence ATGAAATTGAATTCGATCCTAGGTATTTTCATCTTTATCCTATTTCTTTTACTATTTGGTTTAGGATCCCTGCTCTATTATAACCAAGGCAAACTCATCTTCTTTCCCGAGTCTCTTCCGGAAGATTTTAAATACTCGTTTCAATACCCGTACGAGGAAATTGCGATCGAGCTTCCGGACGGAGAGAAAATCTATGCTCTCCATTTTCAAGCGTCTCCCGGTCCAAAAGGCACGATATTATACTTTCATGGAAATGCGGGCAGTTTACGAACTTGGGGAGGAATTAGCGAAGATATTCTCCCGAACGGTTGGAATCTGTTAATTACCGATTATCGTGGTTACGGAAAAAGTAAGGCTAGGCTAACCGAATTGGGAATGTATGAAGATGCGGAACGCTGGTATTCCTATATTCAAAATCGGATGGGAATTCCTGAAAGCCGAATTATAATTTATGGCCGTTCGATCGGAACCGCGGTAGCGGTCGATCTTGCAACTAAGAAGTTTCCGCATTCCACAATATTAGAAACACCTTATACAACTTTAGCGGATTTAGCGGCAATCTATTATCCAATCCTGCCTTCCTGGCTACTTTCCTTCAAACTCGATTCACGTTCGAAAATTTTGCGTATATCGTCGCCGATCTATATATTCCACGGTACCGAAGACGAGATCATTCCCTTTGCCCAGGGGAATGATCTCTATAGAACCGCTATGGAAGGCGGAAAAAAAATAAAATTGATTCGAATAGAAGGAGGAAGTCACAACGACCTCCCCTTTTTTTCGGAGTACAAACGCGAGTTAAAACGAATTCTCGCTCTTTAA
- a CDS encoding alkaline phosphatase D family protein, protein MEKTSPNYVIITLVLSLVSFTFLIGKSKVAGENKASAILSGPMVGYSTHKEVKLWVQTKIPAKVYAEYFPVGESNHKKKTLETITKHDQGNVAHLLADELEPGKKYSYLIYVDGNPIEPINKQEFRTQPIWIGKQSGPPNFRFALGSCSFVNDAMYDTQPKPYGGDYQIFHSILSKDPEFMLWMGDNIYLREPDWDSRTGFIYRYTQQRSLSELQPLLARVHNYAILDDHDWGPNDGDASFWLRDTAEEMFKLFWVNSNYAKRGLYGSFTWGDAQFFLLDDRSFRTANDNKLGKRSYLGDRQLNWLINALIFSKYTFKFVVVGGQVLNPLQVFENYSTYSEERAQLLSAIKKQKLKNVIFLTGDRHFTELSLLEENGEEPVYDLTVSPLTSSTYPPVTEKNPLRVQNTLVDDKRNFGTIEVTGPLKNRKLIIHIYDFDGKELWTREINAR, encoded by the coding sequence ATGGAAAAAACGTCGCCGAATTACGTTATCATAACCCTCGTTTTATCGCTAGTATCGTTTACTTTTCTGATCGGAAAAAGTAAAGTTGCCGGAGAAAACAAAGCTTCCGCAATCTTATCCGGCCCGATGGTCGGATATTCTACGCATAAGGAAGTGAAACTTTGGGTACAAACAAAAATTCCCGCAAAAGTCTATGCCGAATATTTTCCGGTCGGAGAATCGAATCATAAGAAAAAGACCCTAGAAACGATCACTAAACATGATCAGGGAAACGTTGCGCATTTACTTGCGGACGAACTTGAGCCGGGAAAAAAATATTCTTATTTGATATATGTTGACGGCAATCCGATTGAACCGATAAATAAGCAGGAATTTCGAACTCAACCCATTTGGATCGGCAAACAATCCGGTCCTCCCAATTTTCGCTTTGCTCTAGGAAGCTGCTCTTTTGTAAACGATGCGATGTACGATACGCAGCCGAAGCCTTACGGCGGAGATTACCAAATTTTTCATTCCATTCTCTCGAAAGATCCCGAGTTTATGCTTTGGATGGGAGATAACATATATTTAAGAGAACCCGACTGGGACTCCCGAACCGGTTTTATTTATCGATATACTCAACAAAGGTCCTTATCGGAACTTCAACCGCTGCTAGCTAGAGTTCATAATTACGCGATATTGGATGATCATGATTGGGGGCCGAATGACGGAGATGCTTCTTTTTGGCTGCGAGACACCGCCGAGGAAATGTTTAAACTTTTCTGGGTAAACTCGAATTACGCTAAGCGCGGTTTATACGGATCTTTTACCTGGGGGGACGCGCAATTCTTTCTGCTGGATGACCGAAGCTTTAGAACCGCCAACGACAATAAACTCGGGAAACGGTCTTATTTAGGAGATCGGCAATTGAATTGGCTTATAAACGCATTAATATTCTCTAAATATACTTTCAAATTTGTCGTGGTCGGAGGACAAGTTCTCAACCCATTGCAAGTATTCGAAAATTATTCGACTTACTCCGAAGAGAGAGCTCAATTATTGAGCGCGATCAAAAAACAGAAACTCAAGAACGTTATATTCCTAACCGGTGATCGACATTTTACCGAATTGTCGTTATTGGAAGAAAACGGAGAAGAACCGGTCTACGATTTAACCGTTTCTCCTTTAACTTCATCGACTTATCCCCCGGTTACGGAAAAAAATCCGTTACGAGTACAAAATACATTAGTGGATGACAAACGAAACTTTGGAACAATCGAAGTAACCGGTCCTCTAAAAAATCGCAAACTTATAATTCATATCTACGATTTTGACGGTAAAGAACTTTGGACTCGAGAAATCAACGCGAGATGA